Below is a genomic region from Cynocephalus volans isolate mCynVol1 chromosome 14, mCynVol1.pri, whole genome shotgun sequence.
CTGCCCTTACATTGTCTGATGTCTGAGGTGAGGAGGCTTTGAAGatcttcagaaatatttttccattactCATCCTTTAAATTAGATCTGGGGACCCAGACCATGATATATGGAGCCCTGGGAAACCTAGAACATCATGGTATGACCAGTGGACCTCTCTACTGAGATCTAAGACTGAGCTCATTCAGTTTTGAGTTGAAATCTTTGCAATGAGTTGAAAGGGTCTTCTTAAAGCAGAAATGGGCAAGGACCAGCATGGAGGGACACAGTCAGGGCCTGGCTTTCTTCCACAttgccattttcttttatttgtcttgCCCTTGTCTGTTTTCTCCTCATGTTTTCCCTCCTCTTATTTTAGCCCATTTCTTTTACTCGCTacttcttttttgtctcttttctttctccttttcctttttcgcACCTTGCCTCAAACAGGTAATTTCTTGGGCAATGCTGACTCTAGTGGTTGCCTTCAGATCTAAGTAGCTTCTAGGGTTTGCTTCAGGGAGAGGTGGAACAGACCAGCatgaagaggaggagcaggactGCAGGTTATAGGTAGAGGGAGAGGTGAAAGAGGGACAAGGACATGAAATGTGACATGTGAAGGTGCCATATGCATCCTGACCTTGAACCCCACTCGCTTCATCCCCTGGGAGAGGATTTGGGTAGACTCAGGTTGGAGGATGAAGTTGCCTACCCAACCATTCCCCCTATTCCAGctcttctttccacctttctggCTGGCAGAGCTGCCTCTCACTATAGAGGCTGAACGTGGCGGAGGCTCGTTTTGCCACCTCCCTTGCAGCCGGGCCAGCAATATTGGATAATGTGTAGGAAGGAATGTTTTCTTAGGGTCTTTGTGgaaaacttttcttccttttgaaaagAGAGATGCATGTAAAGAAAGACCTCTCTTCTTTGTTCCTGGATTTGGTCGTGTGTGCATGTGGTATCTGGAGTTGCTGCAGCAACCTTGCTACCACAAGGGAACACAGGTCTGAAACACTCTAAGGATGGCAGAGCAAAAAGGTGGAAAGGTCTTGGGTCCTTGCGATCATTAAGCTTCCAATCCAAGCCCGGGCTGTCTTATATAAACAGCTTTCTTGTTTAAGCTATTTGTAGTTGGAGTTTCTGCTTCTTGTAGCTGACAGCATTTTGATGGGAACCAGTGAGCACAACCTTAATGTTGGAATTTATTTTGTGCTGacttttatttagtttctttaatGTCCTaggttatattttaaacaaacaaaacatcctatatatttgtcttctctctctaaTGTCCCTTACTATGCAGAAGCCGGAAGTTCATTCCTTGCTTGTGCTTTTATAAACtttcctaataaaataaaatgttttatcaaCCCAAAGCTTGCAGCCATTGATttcaatgatcttttaaaaaatttccaaatgcaTGCTATATGATGCTGGTTTCAcctatctttttctggttttctaaTGAATGCTCTATGATGCTGGCCTTATTAAGGCATAGTACCACTTGGGGTAAGAGCTGCAGCATCTTGGTAAAGCAAGTGCAGAGGGGTCTTTCCTCtggttttctctctccctcccagaaACAAGGTCTGATGGGTTTCCCATGTTTAATTCATGGGGCCCCAGAGTGAAAAAGCACTCTCCAGGGCCATCTCCCAAACCCCATTACTGCATCTGTATGTGGCAAGATAGAATTGGCTTATCAATGTATGTACTCAGTTCATCTCTTCACCCTGCCCCCTAAAAGCTTCTGGATTTACACCTTCAGTCTCTTTTCTCTGGCTCCTCCAAGGAGCATCCACTTCTTAGGATTCAGTAAAGGGGAACGGAGGAAGGCAAGATGAGAGGCTGGCCAGGAGGGGGCGGGAGGAATCTATGGTGAGTGAAAGTTTGAGGAAAGAGACATGGGAGCAGGCCCAGGGTGAGATGCAGGGCTGGCATTCACCCAGTTTGTACCAGGATGGCCAAATGGAATATTCACAGCCAGTATTCATCCTGAGAAATCAAGGCCTGGGCTGTGccagttattaatattttgaatatcacccCTGGAGATATGGGGACTTTAAGAAATCTCTGGGAGCTATTACTCTTCTGCATGGTATTTGAGATTTTAAAtaagagcttaaaaaaaaaaatccagaaaaaacaaacttgaattttttgaaacttcttttaatttactgtgtgtatgtgtttgtccATGTCCATCTAGGTCACCATCCTGGGATTAACCCACCACTGGAGGAGGCACAGCTTTAGAGATGTTacctgtaaagttactctttagGAGGAAGAGTGATTGATATATTGAATTCCAATAGTTTTTATTACAATACAGGAATAACGTGTAGGAAGTGTTTCTTTCCCTTGAGACTTGTCTAAGGAGTTTAGAAGCACTGAATTTAGTTACCCATGAATCTGTTAGCTTATTTGAGAAAAGTCTCATCTTTCCCCAGGAAGAATTGTAGTGATGGAGAGACAGGAGGAAGGTCTTTGAGCTTCTCTTGGTGTATATTTGTTTCTGAACTTACTCTTGCCTCTCAGAGCCTCAATCTCTTAAACCAATGTGCCATCAGCAGCTATGCTGTGAAATAATTAATactctattgtatttttaatttagctGCTACTTGTGTTTGAGTCCAAATTCAGAAATACATTGCCTCTGGCCACAAATAAGGAAGAAGAATGACTGCAGATGGAGCTGGGACAGCCCAACAATGCAGCACACTGGTGTGTCAGGACTGGGGAGGAAAATTAAATGGTAAATGGAAACCCTTTATTTTTGTATAGCTCTACACTGGTGCTCTCCAACAATGTAAGCCACAAACACAagtcacatatgtaattttaaattttctgtagccacattaaaaaaatgtaacaagAAATAGatgaaactaatttttaaatgtattatattttttctattatatctAAAATAGTATTCTAGTATGTAATCAATATAAGAATTATTGAACTGTAACCTTCCTTTCTTTGTACTAAGtatttgaaatccagtgtgtattttatatttaaagcacATCTCATTTCAGGCTAGCCACATCtcaagtactcaatagccacatgtggctagtggctactgcacTAGACGAAGCTCTAGATTATTTAaaaggataatttatttttttacgtGATGATCACAATATATTGAGATGGTGCCAGATGAGGTGGGCAGAGataattgctttttcttctgtctctaAAAGGACTTGTTAATTCCTTGTTAATGAAGTTGGGATTACCTTTTGAAATGTTTGCCAAAGGGTAAGAGAAGGAAGGATTGGCTTTGACATTGAAAGAGAAAACTCAGAGGAGATGCAGAGATTTGTGGGCTGGCCAAGGTACACTGCACTGCTTGCTGaaatttatctttaatatttttgatccagATTATCCAGATGGGGACTTTATGAAAATAGTTGTGAGTGGTATGGTTATTTGTCAGGAGCAATGTGCTATAATGAAATGAGTTCTAGACTGAGGGTCAGGACAGCTGGGCACTGGTCTAGGCACTGGTCTaggaggagaaaagtaaattaaTGTTTACCAATTCTGTTACAGCACTAGGCACTTTACACCATTTGCTTATCCACTCCTTTCAATAAGCCCCAAATTTAGGTATATAACCAACTCTAGTTTACAGAGGAAAAAGCTGAGTCTAGTTTGATTCCTGGCTTATCCTGGAGTCTGAATAAAATCTTAGCACTCATTCCAAAGCTTCTGTGTTCTTAACGGTATAATCTGTATGCATGTCATATAATAGGTGTGTCTTCAATTATTTAGGGTTCAACAAGAGAAGCAGAACCAGGCaagcatatgtgtgtatgtacatgtaggTGGTAAATACTCGTTCAGGAAATTGGCTTACACAATTGTGGGGGCTGGTTAAGCAGTCTCTGAAGGGATGTTGTCACCACATCCAGTGCTGGAACTTGGATTCCTCAGGGCAGGTGGTCATAAAGGGAAGATCATGAGCATGCTAGAAGCAATAAGCCCAAGGCGGAACCCCACGAGGGCAAATTGAGCCCTGTTTCCATTCTTGTTCCCTCTGACTTTGGTGAGGAAAGTATCCTGAAGAAGCGGGGCCCTTCATCATGGCGCTAGGCACATATGCCTGGCCCAGGAGTCAGAGAACCTGAAGGAGAACCCAGGGGAAGGTGAAACAATTGCAGACCCAGTTGACGCTTCACATCAATGAGCTGAATCAGCATCAGCGACGAAGTGCGTTGAGCTACAAAGTGGCTGctccttccctctgcccttcTATTTTCCCAAGAATCTTCCCTGTGGCCCCCTATGCCCCCCTTACTTGGATACAAGAGACagggaattctgggaaatgtagttcagcCTATCCAAGCTGACACATTACAAAGCTGTCACATGGGTGCTCAAcgcatatttattgaatgaatgaatgaacaaatactgTGGTGCTTCTCTTGGAAGTTCTCTGGGAGTCAGAACACCTAATCCCGGCTCTGTCTCTTACAAGCCAAGCAATTTGGAACAAGTCACTTAACTCTTTGCATCTTGGTTTTCTCGTTTGTAAAACTCCAAGAATAATCCTTGTCCTGCCTATTTAGTAGGACTTTTACAGGGATCAATTGAGATAATCTGAATAAAAGCACGTTGAACATTATAAAGCATAAAACAAATGTGATGTagtattgtattttaattattctttttattaataagtCAGCTTCCTAATCTATCACATGGGATTAATAGTTTGTGGCCCATTTACATTACAGGTATGCCAGGAAGGATAAAGTAGATGGAATACGTAGATGCATTCTAGCAGCTGTCCCGTGACATATTCTTCAAAGTCAAGGAAATTGTCATTCAGCACTCAGATACATTTTCACATTGTGTTTTAGTTCTTGGCTAAATGGCTTAGAGGGACAAGTGTGTAACTGGAACCGTTGGTGGCTCTGGGAGATGAAGAGCAGTGGCCATTCCTTGGATGGGAGTTGTGGACAGTGGATAAGGTTTCTGTCCTATAAATCTGGGCTTGCATTTCATAGCAGCCAAACTTGCTCAGCAGAGTGAAGAAATCCCTGCGAAAGTTCTTGGTGAAGATGGCATAAAGGAAGGGGTTGGCACAGGAGTTGATGGGGTAGAACAGAACCAGGAGGATCTTTGCCTTGGATACAGTGATGAGAGGCACCTTGAGGGAGGCAGAAAtggcaaagaaagaaatgggcGCCATGCAGAGGAAATCAGTGAAGATAAGCATAGCCATGCGCTTGGCAATCTTGGTGTCACTAGAGGAGGACATGATGTTAGGATTCCTCACTGTGAGGTAGATGTGAGTGTAGCAGCCACAGATGACCACAAAGGCCAAGACATTGAGCACAAGGAGGGACATGACATACAGCTGTGACAAAGGGCTATCAATATCCATGGGCAGGCAGATGCTCACCTTCATGTAGCTGCTGACGCCAAAGATGGGAAAGAGGGCGGCTATAAAAGCAAAGATCCAGCCCATCACCATGACACTGGCAGCATGGCGGAGTTGCACCTTGCAGTCCAGCTGCATGGCGTGGGTGATGGTATGCCATCTTTCTAAGGTGATGGCTGTCAGAGTGTAGACTGAGAGCTCACTGGCAAAGACAGTGAAAAAGCCAGCAGCATCACAACCTGCTCCAGTTTGCCAGTCAATGGCATAGTTGTGGTATTGGCTCTTGGTGTGGATATCAACTGATGCTATGAGCAGTAGGTAGATTCCAATGCAGAGATCGGCAAAGGCTAGGTTGCACATAAGGAACCGGGGGACTGTGAGTTTGTACTGGCTGGAAATCAGGATCACCAGCACTATGATGTTCCCAGTGATGGCCAGGATGCTAATAAACCATATCAAAACCCTGAGGATGTTGTACCCCATGATATCTTCACATGGGTTGAATGCATCTGGCTTAGGAGAGCAGGTTACATCAGCCACTTCATTGcatatgtcatagtcaaattcACTGTACATCATATCAAATCCTCTGCTGTAGCTGGACTCCTTGTCatctgccaaagagactctcTGATCCCTAACTCGAGTTATATCATCAGCTTCTTGCCTTAAAATAGATTCGTTGCAAATTGGATGAAGCCCAGAgctgaaaacaatacaaaaagaaaaagaataaacatcCTGGATCCAGAATGGCAAATACGTCACTGTCTTTGCCCATGGTAGAAACAGTGGGGTTTcttcctgagattttttttccttctaacatCTCATCTGCCCTTGAGGTTAAGCTCAAGGGTTAATGCTGCTTACTGTAAATGAACAGAACAATGTGTGTATGTATCCTAGAGTTGGATGGCGCACTGGAGAAACCATCTGGCCACAACCTGAATGTGGGGAGGAAGGCGCCTGGGACTAGCTGAGCCTTGTTGGTAAGTGTGAATAATTTACAGACCTGGTATCAGCTCtaccctttcccttcccccatgTCCATACAGCCATCTCTTAATATGCCTAGTTAGGACATACCCTTATTCCTCTACTCTATACTCCAATCACTGCAAGATCCAGACTGTTTTCTGACTCAAATGAGAATGTATTTGCTCCTTTTATGTACATAAATTAGCAGTTCAAGGTCTGTAGTTAGTTACCAGCCACCCCTGTTCCTTGGCTCTTTGGTACTCAGGCTATTGGGGAGCCAGCTAATTTTCCTGAAATGTTACCAGGGTCCTCCCGTTCTTTATTATCTCACTCCCCAGTGACAACAGTACGAGTAGGCCTCAGGCATGTATTTGTCTGCAAGGTAAGCCCAGTTCTCTCATAGTAAATAGTTCCCTAGTGGGTGCCGCAAAGAGCAAATGCAGGTTGTAAAGAGGACTAATTCATACTAAGGTGGTAACTCATCCCCTGGGAAGACTGGCTCTTCTTGGGCTCACTTTACTGTCTCGGTTTTCCCTTTAAAACCAAATGTACAAGAAGCCTTTCCAACAGGATAGAAGTACTTAGAGGGATttgaataaaatccaaaagataaatatttaaccCAGGAGTATGTCCATAAATATTCTACCCAGAGTATCCCAGCAATATGCTGTATGTAGAGAGACTGAAGGTCTTCTGTTTTCTTGCAAAGGCTTAAGAAATGGGAATGTTTTACATTGGGACTCTTTCTGGGTGGAAGAAAATTACATATACacaccccttcctctccctccttttccaAAGGAGCAAGTTTACAGCAATGTTAAGTCACTGtatttttctcaaactttaacataATCTCTGATGTATGTAGGGAAGTATTAAAACCCTTTGAAAACCCTCATTAGGAGAGAGGTGGCTGGGGGAGTGGAGGAGAGGTAGAGATGCCACTTGATACTGAGTGTGAGTGCTTGATAAATGTCCCAACATACGTGGCCTGAACTTTTCCCCATCAACTGCAATGAGAAGGGGCTCTGATGGAgggccctcccctcccttctcttaTCTCTGGGAAGTGGACTGAATTGCCAGGATGTCATTTTTCCTTGgcccaaggttttttttttttttcctggagaatgtaccatctTTCGTTTTAGAGACTGATAGGCTTTTCAAATCATTCACAGGTTGCACTAAAGACGCTAAATGATTAACATACGCATTAATTGAAAGTGAATGCAACCAGAGCCCAGAAAATCTTATGGTTTAGTCAGTGATCTCATAAGAAAGGTGAGGCCAGCTCATAAAATGGAGGAGACAAGAGGGCCACTCTCTGATCCTTACTCTAACTCCCGACTCCTAAGTCCTGTCCCTGGATTAGCAGCATCCCAATTCTAGGAACTGAAAGTTAAGTAACCTGGTATGTGCTGACTGCAGTTTGGTTCATTAGAATAAGATCTGACAAC
It encodes:
- the FSHR gene encoding follicle-stimulating hormone receptor isoform X1, whose product is MALLLVSLLAFLSFGSGCHHRICHCANRVFLCQESKVTEIPSDLPRNVVELRFVLTKLRVIPKGAFSGFEDLEKIEISQNDVLEVIEADVFSNLPKLHEIRIEKANNLLYINPEAFQNLPNLRYLLISNTGIKHLPAVHKIQSLQKVLLDIQDNINIHTVERNSFVGLSFESVILWLNKNGIQEVHNCAFNGTQLDELNLSDNNNLEELPNDVFQGASGPVILDISRTRIHSLPSYGLENLKKLRARSTYNLKKLPSLEKFVTLMEASLTYPSHCCAFANWRRQISGLHPICNESILRQEADDITRVRDQRVSLADDKESSYSRGFDMMYSEFDYDICNEVADVTCSPKPDAFNPCEDIMGYNILRVLIWFISILAITGNIIVLVILISSQYKLTVPRFLMCNLAFADLCIGIYLLLIASVDIHTKSQYHNYAIDWQTGAGCDAAGFFTVFASELSVYTLTAITLERWHTITHAMQLDCKVQLRHAASVMVMGWIFAFIAALFPIFGVSSYMKVSICLPMDIDSPLSQLYVMSLLVLNVLAFVVICGCYTHIYLTVRNPNIMSSSSDTKIAKRMAMLIFTDFLCMAPISFFAISASLKVPLITVSKAKILLVLFYPINSCANPFLYAIFTKNFRRDFFTLLSKFGCYEMQAQIYRTETLSTVHNSHPRNGHCSSSPRATNGSSYTLVPLSHLAKN
- the FSHR gene encoding follicle-stimulating hormone receptor isoform X2, whose translation is MALLLVSLLAFLSFGSGCHHRICHCANRVFLCQESKVTEIPSDLPRNVVELRFVLTKLRVIPKGAFSGFEDLEKIEISQNDVLEVIEADVFSNLPKLHEIRIEKANNLLYINPEAFQNLPNLRYLLISNTGIKHLPAVHKIQSLQKVLLWLNKNGIQEVHNCAFNGTQLDELNLSDNNNLEELPNDVFQGASGPVILDISRTRIHSLPSYGLENLKKLRARSTYNLKKLPSLEKFVTLMEASLTYPSHCCAFANWRRQISGLHPICNESILRQEADDITRVRDQRVSLADDKESSYSRGFDMMYSEFDYDICNEVADVTCSPKPDAFNPCEDIMGYNILRVLIWFISILAITGNIIVLVILISSQYKLTVPRFLMCNLAFADLCIGIYLLLIASVDIHTKSQYHNYAIDWQTGAGCDAAGFFTVFASELSVYTLTAITLERWHTITHAMQLDCKVQLRHAASVMVMGWIFAFIAALFPIFGVSSYMKVSICLPMDIDSPLSQLYVMSLLVLNVLAFVVICGCYTHIYLTVRNPNIMSSSSDTKIAKRMAMLIFTDFLCMAPISFFAISASLKVPLITVSKAKILLVLFYPINSCANPFLYAIFTKNFRRDFFTLLSKFGCYEMQAQIYRTETLSTVHNSHPRNGHCSSSPRATNGSSYTLVPLSHLAKN